Genomic DNA from Amycolatopsis alba DSM 44262:
AAAACACAGCGGGCCGGCCGCGAATCGCGGCCGGCCCGCTGTCAAGCCAGGTTCAGGCTCGGATCATGCCACGTCGTACCGGTCGAGGTTCATGACCTTGTCCCACGCCGCCACGAAGTCGCGGACGAACTTCTCCTTGGCGTCGTCGCTGGCGTAGACCTCCGCCACCGCACGAAGCTCGGAGTTGGACCCGAACACGAGGTCGGCACGGGTACCGGTCCACTTGACCTCGCCGGTCGCGGTGTCGCGGCCTTCGAAGGTCTCCTGGTCGCCGTTCGCGGCGGTCCACTGCACGCCCATGTCGAGCAGGTTCGCGAAGAAGTCGTTGGTCAGCGACCCCGGCGTCTCGGTGAGCACACCGTGCTTCGACTCCTGGGCGTTGGCGCCGAGGACGCGCAGACCACCGACGAGGACGGTCAGCTCGGGCGCGCTCAGGTTCAGCAGGTTCGCGCGGTCGATGAGCAGGTACTCCGTCGGGAGACGGTGACCCTTGCCGCGGTGGTTGCGGAAGCCGTCGACGGTCGGCTCCAGCGGGGCGAACGACTCGACGTCGGTCTGCTCCTGCGTCGCGTCGGTGCGGCCAGGGGTGAACGGCACGGTGACGTCGTGACCGCCGTCCTTGGCGGCCTTCTCGACGGCCGCGACGCCGCCCAGCACGATCAGGTCGGCGAGCGAGACCTTCTTGCCGCCGGTCTGGGCGCTGTTGAACGCCTCCTGGACACCTTCCAGCGTCCGCAGCACCTGGGCCAGCGTCTGCGGGTCGTTGACCTCCCAGTCGCGCTGCGGCTCGAGGCGGATGCGGGCACCGTTCGCGCCACCGCGCTTGTCGCTGGCGCGGAAGGTCGAGGCCGACGCCCACGCGGTCGAGACCAGCTGCGAGACCGACAGGCCCGAAGCGAGCAGCTTCTCCTTGAGGGACGCGATGTCCGCGTCGCCGACCAGCTCGTGGTCGACGGCGGGCACCGGGTCCTGCCAGATCAGCGTCTCCTGCGGGACCAGCGGGCCGAGGTAACGCTGGATCGGGCCCATGTCGCGGTGGGTCAGCTTGTACCAGGCGCGGGCGAAGGCGTCCGCGAACTGGTCCGGGTTGTCCAGGAAGCGACGCGAGATCTGCTCGTAGACCGGGTCGAACCGCAGCGACAGGTCGGTGGTGAGCATCGTCGGCGGGCGCTTGAGCTCACCGGTCTCGGGGTCGGGCACGGTGTTCGCGCCCGCGCCGTCCTTCGGCTGCCACTGGTGGGCGCCGGCGGGGCTCTTGGTCAACTCCCACTCGTAGCCGAACAGGTTCTGGAAGAAACCGTGGCTCCACTGGGTCGGCGTGGAGGTCCAGGTGGTTTCGAGACCACTGGTGATGGCGTCGCGGCCCTTGCCGCTGCCGAAGGAGTTCTTCCAGCCGAGGCCCTGCTCCTCGATCGAAGCGCCCTCGGGCTCGGCACCGACGTACTTGTCGGCGTCGGCCGCGCCGTGCGCCTTGCCGAAGGTGTGACCACCGGCGATCAGCGCGACGGTCTCCTCGTCGTTCATCGCCATGCGGCGGAAGGTCTCGCGGATGTCGCGGGCCGCGGCCAGCGGGTCCGGGTTGCCGTTCGGGCCTTCCGGGTTCACGTAGATGAGACCCATCTGCACGGCGGCCAGCGGGCCCTCGAGCTGACGGTCGCCGGAGTACCGCTCGTCGCCGAGCCACGTGCGCTCGGGACCCCAGTACACGTCCTCGTCCGGCTCCCAGACGTCGGCGCGGCCACCGGCGAAGCCGAAGGTCTTGAAGCCCATGGTCTCCAGGGCGCGGTTGCCGGTGAAGATCATCAGGTCGGCCCACGAGATCTTGCGGCCGTACTTCTTCTTGACCGGCCACAGCAGACGGCGGGCCTTGTCGAGGTTGCCGTTGTCCGGCCAGCTGTTGAGCGGGGCGAACCGCTGCATTCCGGCGCCCGCGCCACCGCGGCCGTCCTCGATGCGGTACGTGCCCGCGCTGTGCCACGCCATGCGGATCATGAGGCCGCCGTAGTGGCCGAAGTCCGCGGGCCACCAGTCCTGCGAAGTCGTGAGGACGGCGTCGACGTCCTTGGCGAGCTCGTCGAGGTCGACGGTCTTGAACTCGGCGGCGTAGTCGAACCCGGCGTCCATCGGGTCGGAAGCGGCGGTGTGCTTCCGGAGGATCTTCAGGTTGAGCTGGTTCGGCCACCAGTCACGGTTGCCCGCGCCTTCGGTGGGGTGGTTGCGTCGCCCCGCCGAGACGGGGCAGCCGCCCGCGCTCTCTTCGTTCATTTCGCCGACGACGGCGTCCGGGCTGTCAGACACGGGAATCCTTCCGAGGATCAGAGCTTTGCAGGGCTCGAGGAACGGGGTTCGATCGCACAGTCGGGACACAGGCCCCAGTAGATGACCTCGGCCTCTTCGATCACGAAGCCGTGGTCGTCCGACGCGCTCAAACAGGGTGCGGGACCGACGGCGCAGTCGACGTCGGCGATGGCACCGCATGATCGACACACGACGTGGTGGTGGTTGTCCCCGACACGGGACTCATAGCGTGCCACGGACCCCGACGGCTGGATCCGCCGGACGAGACCCGCGGCGGTCAGTGCCCGCAACACGTCGTAGATGGCCTGGTGAGAGACCTCTCCGAGCTCCGTACGCACGGCACCGATGATCGAGTCGGTGTCGGCGTGCGGGTGATCGCGTACCGCTGTCAGCACGGCCACCCTGGGACGCGTCACACGCAGGGAGGCCCCGCGCAGCATCCGCTCGAAGTCCGGGGTCGTGGGCACGGGCGCAGTCTGGCCCATTTTCTGGAATGAATCAAGTTCGCGTGATCTCGGGCGTGTCTCACCTCGGACCGTGCGTGACGGCCCGCGGGCCACATCCGTGAAGGCCCCCTTGCCTACCCTGAGGGTAGCGAAGGAGGCCTTCACAGACTTCGGGGTCACCACATCCGCATCAAGCGCACCAGCAGTCACAGCGGCCGCCACACTCCGAGTGTCCACATGAGACATTTAGCGGCGAGTCGGCGTCCGTTTTGCGCCCGTATGACCTGTTCCCCGCGGGGTCGTGAGTGTTAAAGAGAGTTCTAACCCTCTTTAACACTCACGACCACCTCATGAAGCTGCGCAAAGTGCCTAAAACGGGCGCTTCAGTGGGAAGTAATGTCCCTTGTGGACTCACGCCCATCGGCGCTAGTCCCGTGACAGCAGTTCCCGCACCCGTTCTTGCAGCGCCTCCCGCGGGTAAGCGTTCACCTGGGCCCCCGCCATCCGCACCGGGTCGCCGAAGAAGAAGTACTCGTACAGCGACTCCCGCCCCGCGAAGCTCGACACCGACGCGTCGAACGCCAGCTTGAACAGCCGCGCGCGGTCTTTGGCGGGCAGCGTGGCCGACTGGAGGTACGTGTCGATGTCGGGACGGCCATCGGCCTCGAAGTCAGCTTCACCCGGAAGGGCCATGAGGCCGGACGCCGAGAACTTGCGGATGATCTCGGTCAGCCGCGGCGAAACCTTGGTGGGATACCAGTTCCGCG
This window encodes:
- the katG gene encoding catalase/peroxidase HPI, whose translation is MSDSPDAVVGEMNEESAGGCPVSAGRRNHPTEGAGNRDWWPNQLNLKILRKHTAASDPMDAGFDYAAEFKTVDLDELAKDVDAVLTTSQDWWPADFGHYGGLMIRMAWHSAGTYRIEDGRGGAGAGMQRFAPLNSWPDNGNLDKARRLLWPVKKKYGRKISWADLMIFTGNRALETMGFKTFGFAGGRADVWEPDEDVYWGPERTWLGDERYSGDRQLEGPLAAVQMGLIYVNPEGPNGNPDPLAAARDIRETFRRMAMNDEETVALIAGGHTFGKAHGAADADKYVGAEPEGASIEEQGLGWKNSFGSGKGRDAITSGLETTWTSTPTQWSHGFFQNLFGYEWELTKSPAGAHQWQPKDGAGANTVPDPETGELKRPPTMLTTDLSLRFDPVYEQISRRFLDNPDQFADAFARAWYKLTHRDMGPIQRYLGPLVPQETLIWQDPVPAVDHELVGDADIASLKEKLLASGLSVSQLVSTAWASASTFRASDKRGGANGARIRLEPQRDWEVNDPQTLAQVLRTLEGVQEAFNSAQTGGKKVSLADLIVLGGVAAVEKAAKDGGHDVTVPFTPGRTDATQEQTDVESFAPLEPTVDGFRNHRGKGHRLPTEYLLIDRANLLNLSAPELTVLVGGLRVLGANAQESKHGVLTETPGSLTNDFFANLLDMGVQWTAANGDQETFEGRDTATGEVKWTGTRADLVFGSNSELRAVAEVYASDDAKEKFVRDFVAAWDKVMNLDRYDVA
- a CDS encoding Fur family transcriptional regulator, whose translation is MPTTPDFERMLRGASLRVTRPRVAVLTAVRDHPHADTDSIIGAVRTELGEVSHQAIYDVLRALTAAGLVRRIQPSGSVARYESRVGDNHHHVVCRSCGAIADVDCAVGPAPCLSASDDHGFVIEEAEVIYWGLCPDCAIEPRSSSPAKL